Proteins found in one Neomonachus schauinslandi unplaced genomic scaffold, ASM220157v2 HiC_scaffold_2431, whole genome shotgun sequence genomic segment:
- the LOC110577835 gene encoding FYVE, RhoGEF and PH domain-containing protein 2-like, protein VVCAKCSDYRAELKYDDNRPNRVCFHCYTFLTGNVLPEDKEDKRRGILEKGSATGSEESLMCSFLQLVGDKWGKSGPRGWCVIPRDDPLVLYVYAAPQDMRAHTSVPLLGYQVTAGTQADPRVFQLQQSGQLYTFKAETEELRDRWVKAMERAARGWSPRGPNDGDLSD, encoded by the exons GTGGTGTGCGCCAAGTGCTCTGACTACCGGGCTGAGCTCAAATACGATGACAACAGGCCCAACCGCGTCTGCTTCCACTGCTACACCTTCCTCACTGGAAACGTGCTCCCTGAGGACAAGGAGGACAAGAGGCGGGGCATCCTGGAG AAAGGGTCCGCGACAGGGTCCGAGGAGAGCCTCATGTGCAGTTTCCTGCAGCTGGTCGGGGACAAGTGGGGCAAGAGTGGCCCCCGGGGCTGGTGTGTGATCCCCCGGGATGACCCCCTCGTCCTCTACGTCTACGCTGCCCCTCAG gacaTGCGGGCTCACACCTCCGTCCCCCTGCTGGGCTACCAGGTGACTGCAGGGACCCAGGCAGACCCCCGGGTCTTCCAGCTGCAACAGTCAGGCCAGCTTTACACCTTCAAGGCCGAAACCGAGGAGCTGAGGGACCGCTGGGTGAAGGCCATGGAGCGGGCGGCCAGGGGCTGGAGCCCCAGGGGACCCAATGATGGAGACCTGTCTGACTGA